A single region of the Streptomyces sp. ITFR-16 genome encodes:
- the eboE gene encoding metabolite traffic protein EboE, whose translation MRFRHPDGTVVHLAYCTNVHPAETLEGVRAQLRDHCEPVRKRLGRDRLGIGLWLARDAARTLVNDPAQLRSLRAELDRRGLEVVTLNGFPYEGFGAEEVKYRVYKPDWTDPERLAHTTDLARLLAVLLPDDVTEGTISTLPLAWRTPYTGDPEAARTALAALTTLGERLDALAELTGKSIRIGLEPEPGCTVETTADALAPLTAVGHPRIGICVDTCHLATSFEDPDTALDALTEAGIPAVKAQLSAALHAEHPHLPEVRSALAAFAEPRFLHQTRVATAAGLRGTDDLDEALGGETLPDGAPWRAHFHVPLHAPPAPPLTSTLPVLRATLTRLVGRARPLTRHLEVETYTWQALPAELRPRTRAQLADGIAAELTLARDLLVDLGLKELP comes from the coding sequence ATGCGCTTCCGCCACCCCGACGGCACCGTCGTCCACCTCGCGTACTGCACCAACGTCCACCCCGCCGAAACCCTCGAAGGCGTCCGCGCCCAGCTGCGCGACCACTGCGAACCCGTACGCAAGCGGCTCGGCCGCGACCGCCTCGGCATCGGCCTCTGGCTCGCCAGGGACGCCGCCCGCACCCTGGTCAACGACCCCGCGCAACTGCGCTCCCTGCGCGCCGAACTCGACCGCCGAGGCCTCGAGGTCGTCACCCTCAACGGCTTCCCGTACGAGGGCTTCGGTGCCGAGGAGGTCAAGTACCGGGTGTACAAGCCGGACTGGACCGACCCCGAACGCCTCGCCCACACCACCGACCTCGCCCGGCTGCTCGCCGTGCTGCTGCCCGACGACGTCACCGAAGGCACCATCTCCACCCTGCCGCTCGCCTGGCGCACCCCGTACACCGGCGACCCCGAGGCCGCCCGCACCGCGCTCGCCGCGCTCACCACCCTCGGCGAGCGCCTCGACGCCCTCGCCGAACTCACCGGGAAGTCCATCCGGATCGGCCTCGAACCCGAACCCGGCTGCACCGTCGAGACCACCGCCGACGCCCTCGCGCCCCTGACCGCCGTCGGCCACCCGCGCATCGGCATCTGTGTCGACACCTGCCACCTCGCCACCTCCTTCGAGGACCCGGACACCGCGCTCGACGCGCTCACCGAGGCCGGCATCCCCGCCGTCAAGGCACAGCTCTCCGCCGCCCTGCACGCCGAGCACCCCCACCTCCCCGAGGTGCGCTCCGCGCTCGCCGCCTTCGCCGAACCCCGTTTCCTGCACCAGACCCGGGTCGCCACCGCCGCCGGACTGCGCGGCACCGACGATCTCGACGAGGCCCTGGGCGGCGAGACCCTGCCCGACGGAGCCCCCTGGCGCGCCCACTTCCACGTCCCCCTGCACGCACCCCCCGCGCCCCCGCTCACCTCCACCCTCCCCGTGCTCCGGGCCACGCTGACCCGGCTGGTCGGCCGGGCCCGGCCGCTCACCCGGCACCTGGAGGTCGAGACGTACACCTGGCAGGCGCTCCCCGCCGAGCTGCGCCCCCGCACCCGCGCCCAGCTCGCCGACGGGATCGCCGCCGAACTCACCCTCGCCCGCGACCTCCTGGTCGACCTCGGCCTCAAGGAGCTGCCATGA
- a CDS encoding sugar phosphate isomerase/epimerase family protein yields MTLRLGYGTNGLTDLRLDDALALLADLGYDGVGLTLDHMHLDPMGPDLAARTRRVAARLQELGLGVTVETGARYVLDPRRKHGPSLLDPDPEARAARTALLVRAVEVAAALGAHAVHCFSGVTPPNTAPDTAWKRLTEALAPVLDAAERTGVPLAIEPEPGHLLGDLAGFHHLRGLCGDPEPLGLTLDIGHCQCLEPAPPADCVRDAAPWLRHVQIEDMRRGVHEHLPFGDGEIDFPPVLAALDALGDSGYAGLTVVELPRHSHAGPELARTSMEFLAGHRPPGR; encoded by the coding sequence ATGACCCTGCGCCTCGGCTACGGAACCAACGGGCTGACCGACCTCCGCCTCGACGACGCCCTCGCCCTGCTCGCCGACCTCGGCTACGACGGAGTCGGCCTGACCCTCGACCACATGCACCTCGACCCGATGGGCCCGGACCTCGCGGCCCGCACCCGGCGGGTCGCCGCCCGGCTCCAGGAGCTGGGGCTCGGTGTCACCGTGGAGACCGGCGCCCGCTATGTCCTGGACCCGCGCCGCAAACACGGCCCCTCGCTCCTGGACCCGGACCCCGAGGCCCGCGCCGCCCGCACCGCGCTGCTCGTCCGGGCCGTCGAGGTCGCCGCCGCGCTCGGCGCCCACGCCGTCCACTGCTTCAGCGGCGTCACACCTCCAAACACCGCGCCCGACACCGCGTGGAAACGGCTCACCGAGGCCCTTGCCCCGGTCCTCGACGCGGCCGAGCGCACCGGGGTGCCGCTCGCCATCGAACCCGAGCCGGGCCACCTCCTCGGTGACCTCGCGGGCTTCCACCACCTCCGCGGCCTGTGCGGCGACCCGGAACCCCTCGGGCTCACCCTGGACATCGGCCACTGCCAGTGCCTGGAGCCGGCCCCGCCCGCCGACTGCGTCCGCGACGCCGCCCCCTGGCTGCGCCATGTCCAGATCGAGGACATGCGCCGGGGCGTCCACGAGCACCTTCCCTTCGGCGACGGCGAGATCGACTTCCCGCCGGTGCTCGCCGCGCTCGACGCCCTCGGGGACAGCGGCTACGCCGGACTCACCGTCGTCGAACTGCCCCGCCACTCCCACGCCGGTCCCGAACTCGCCCGCACATCCATGGAGTTCCTGGCGGGGCACCGCCCGCCGGGCCGCTGA
- a CDS encoding sugar phosphate isomerase/epimerase family protein, which translates to MPRPFTLFTGQWADLPLEEVCRYARDFGYDGLELACWGDHFEVDKALADPGYLEGRHQLLDKYGLKCWAISNHLVGQAVCDSPIDERHQGILPARIWGDGEPEGVRRRAAEEIKNTARAAAAFGVRTVIGFTGSSIWHLVAMFPPVPPHMIERGYEDFAERWNPVLDVFDAEGVRFAHEVHPSEIAYDYWTTHRALEAVGHRPAFGLNFDPSHFVWQDLDPVGFLYDFRDRIYHVDCKEARKRLDGRNGRLGSHLPWGDPRRGWDFVSAGHGDVPWEDVFRMLRSIGYEGPVSVEWEDAGMDRLAGAPEALSSLKRFDFDPPSASFDAAFGGA; encoded by the coding sequence ATGCCCCGTCCCTTCACCCTCTTCACCGGTCAGTGGGCCGATCTTCCCCTGGAGGAGGTCTGCCGCTACGCCCGTGACTTCGGCTACGACGGCCTCGAACTGGCCTGCTGGGGCGACCACTTCGAGGTGGACAAGGCCCTGGCGGACCCCGGCTACCTGGAGGGCCGCCACCAGCTGCTCGACAAGTACGGGCTGAAGTGCTGGGCGATCTCCAACCACCTCGTCGGCCAGGCCGTCTGCGACAGCCCCATCGACGAGCGGCACCAGGGCATCCTGCCCGCCCGGATCTGGGGGGACGGGGAGCCCGAGGGGGTGCGCCGGCGGGCCGCCGAGGAGATCAAGAACACCGCGCGGGCGGCGGCCGCCTTCGGGGTGCGTACGGTCATCGGCTTCACCGGCTCGTCGATCTGGCATCTGGTCGCGATGTTCCCGCCGGTCCCGCCGCACATGATCGAGCGGGGGTACGAGGACTTCGCCGAGCGCTGGAATCCGGTCCTGGACGTCTTCGACGCGGAGGGGGTGCGGTTCGCCCATGAGGTGCACCCCAGCGAGATCGCGTACGACTACTGGACCACGCACCGCGCGCTGGAGGCCGTAGGCCACCGGCCGGCGTTCGGGCTGAACTTCGACCCGAGCCACTTCGTCTGGCAGGACCTCGACCCGGTCGGCTTCCTCTACGACTTCCGGGACCGGATCTACCACGTGGACTGCAAGGAGGCCCGCAAGCGGCTGGACGGCCGCAACGGCCGCCTCGGCTCGCATCTGCCGTGGGGCGATCCCCGGCGCGGCTGGGACTTCGTCTCGGCGGGCCACGGCGACGTGCCGTGGGAGGACGTGTTCCGGATGCTGCGGTCCATCGGGTACGAGGGCCCGGTCTCGGTGGAGTGGGAGGACGCCGGCATGGACCGGCTGGCGGGGGCGCCGGAGGCGCTGTCGTCGCTGAAGAGGTTCGACTTCGACCCCCCGAGCGCGTCGTTCGACGCGGCGTTCGGGGGTGCCTGA
- a CDS encoding EboA domain-containing protein, translating into MTEDTTPTTALLTRKELDTLLGGAARAWLDEALAEAAHAAGHPDAGPSGTTYAAPPWELRYAAAGRHCGLEHADSVRALLITEARAELPALTRLYEQGTAAERRAVLRTLPALGLGATALPLVEDALRTNDTTLIGAAVGPYAAEHLDPHSWRHAVLKCLFTGVPVAAVDGLARRSRGDAELARMLGDYAAERIAAGRPVPADLHHVLALTAPAPAAPTAPAAPTAPTEES; encoded by the coding sequence ATGACGGAGGACACCACCCCGACGACCGCCCTGCTCACCCGCAAGGAACTCGACACCCTGCTCGGCGGAGCCGCGCGCGCCTGGCTCGACGAAGCACTCGCGGAGGCGGCCCACGCCGCCGGCCACCCGGACGCCGGACCCTCCGGCACCACCTACGCCGCACCCCCGTGGGAGCTGCGGTACGCGGCGGCGGGCCGGCACTGCGGCCTCGAACACGCCGACTCCGTACGCGCCCTGCTGATCACCGAGGCCCGCGCCGAACTGCCCGCCCTGACCCGCCTCTACGAACAGGGCACCGCCGCCGAACGCCGCGCCGTCCTGCGCACACTGCCCGCGCTCGGCCTCGGCGCCACCGCGCTGCCGCTCGTCGAGGACGCCCTGCGCACCAACGACACCACGCTGATTGGCGCGGCCGTCGGCCCGTACGCCGCCGAGCACCTGGACCCGCACAGCTGGCGCCACGCCGTACTGAAGTGCCTGTTCACCGGTGTGCCCGTCGCAGCGGTCGACGGACTGGCCCGGCGCTCCCGGGGCGACGCGGAACTGGCCCGGATGCTCGGTGACTACGCGGCCGAACGCATCGCGGCGGGCCGCCCCGTCCCCGCCGACCTGCACCACGTCCTCGCCCTCACGGCCCCCGCACCCGCCGCTCCCACGGCCCCCGCCGCCCCCACAGCCCCGACGGAGGAGTCCTGA
- a CDS encoding SCO3242 family prenyltransferase, translating to MTARAWAELLRVSALFTVPGDALAGAAAVGRRPGRSTAAAVGASLCLYEAGMALNDWADRDEDAIDRPHRPIPSGRITPRAALTAAGALTGAGLALAARAGRPALTVATALAATVWAYDLRLKHTPAGPAAMAAARGLDLALGAVATGVGPGGAERAVPARTALTAAALPAALLSAHTYAVTTVSRHEAQGGSTGAPLAALAAVAALGGAVVRERPGPARGGAVRPARSAPARLLLTALTGAYLRTAGRPLAHAALNPSPPLTQRAVGGGIGAMIPLQAALAARAGAAGTGLAVMGLVPLARALSRKVSPT from the coding sequence GTGACGGCACGCGCCTGGGCCGAACTGCTCAGGGTCTCCGCGCTGTTCACCGTCCCCGGCGACGCCCTCGCGGGCGCGGCGGCCGTGGGCCGGCGCCCCGGCCGCTCCACCGCCGCCGCCGTCGGCGCCTCGCTCTGCCTGTACGAGGCGGGCATGGCCCTCAACGACTGGGCCGACCGCGACGAGGACGCGATCGACCGCCCGCACCGCCCGATCCCCTCGGGCCGGATCACCCCGCGCGCCGCGCTCACGGCGGCAGGCGCCCTGACCGGGGCCGGCCTCGCCCTCGCCGCCCGCGCGGGCCGCCCGGCGCTCACGGTGGCCACCGCGCTCGCGGCGACCGTCTGGGCGTACGACCTCCGGCTGAAGCACACCCCGGCGGGCCCGGCCGCGATGGCGGCGGCCCGCGGACTCGACCTGGCACTGGGGGCGGTGGCCACCGGGGTGGGCCCCGGTGGTGCGGAGCGTGCCGTTCCGGCCCGGACCGCGCTGACCGCCGCGGCCCTGCCCGCCGCCCTGCTGAGCGCGCACACCTACGCGGTCACGACCGTCTCGCGCCACGAGGCGCAGGGCGGCTCCACGGGCGCGCCCCTGGCGGCGCTCGCGGCGGTCGCCGCGCTCGGCGGCGCGGTGGTGCGCGAGCGGCCGGGTCCCGCCCGGGGCGGTGCGGTCCGCCCGGCCCGGTCCGCCCCCGCCCGGCTGCTGCTCACCGCGCTCACCGGCGCCTATCTCCGTACCGCCGGGCGCCCCCTCGCGCACGCCGCGCTCAACCCGTCGCCGCCGCTCACCCAGCGCGCCGTCGGCGGCGGCATCGGGGCGATGATCCCGCTCCAGGCGGCCCTGGCCGCGCGCGCCGGAGCCGCCGGGACCGGCCTCGCCGTCATGGGCCTGGTCCCGCTCGCCCGTGCCCTCTCCCGGAAGGTGAGCCCCACATGA
- a CDS encoding TatD family hydrolase: MRIFDPHIHMTSRTTDDYRAMYDAGVRALVEPSFWLGQPRTSPASFFDYFDALLGWEPFRAAQYGIAHHCTLALNPKEANDPRCAPVLDALPRYLVKDSVVAVGEIGYDSMTPAEDRALAAQLQLAADHELPALVHTPHRDKLAGLRRTIDVVRESHLAPERVLLDHLNETTVKEALDSGCWAGFSIYPDTKMDEDRMVAVLKLHGTERILVNSAADWGRSDPLKTRRVGDAMLAAGFTEDDVDRVLWRNPVAFYGRSGRLHLDTAAPEPLHEGNSILRGGE; this comes from the coding sequence ATGCGCATCTTCGACCCCCACATCCACATGACCTCCCGCACCACGGACGACTATCGGGCGATGTACGACGCGGGCGTCCGCGCCCTGGTCGAACCCTCCTTCTGGCTGGGCCAGCCCCGCACCTCTCCCGCCAGCTTCTTCGACTACTTCGACGCGCTGCTCGGCTGGGAACCCTTCCGCGCCGCGCAGTACGGCATCGCCCACCACTGCACCCTCGCCCTCAACCCCAAAGAGGCCAACGACCCGCGCTGCGCCCCCGTCCTGGACGCCCTGCCGCGCTATCTCGTCAAGGACTCCGTCGTCGCCGTCGGCGAGATCGGCTACGACTCGATGACCCCCGCCGAGGACAGGGCGCTGGCCGCGCAGCTCCAGCTGGCCGCCGACCACGAGCTGCCCGCCCTCGTCCACACCCCGCACCGCGACAAGCTCGCCGGGCTGCGCCGCACCATCGACGTCGTCCGCGAGTCCCACCTCGCCCCGGAACGGGTCCTGCTCGACCACCTCAACGAGACCACCGTCAAGGAAGCCCTCGACAGCGGCTGCTGGGCCGGCTTCTCCATCTACCCCGACACCAAGATGGACGAGGACCGCATGGTCGCCGTCCTCAAGCTCCACGGCACCGAGCGGATCCTCGTCAACTCCGCCGCCGACTGGGGAAGAAGCGACCCGCTCAAGACCCGCAGGGTCGGTGACGCGATGCTCGCGGCGGGCTTCACCGAGGACGACGTCGACCGGGTGCTGTGGCGCAACCCCGTCGCCTTCTACGGCCGGAGCGGCCGCCTCCACCTGGACACCGCGGCGCCCGAACCGCTCCACGAGGGCAACTCCATCCTGCGCGGCGGGGAGTGA
- a CDS encoding ThuA domain-containing protein encodes MHRTRSRTRTRLRLRIRKSLALFTGGLLAAATLSLSAASGTAAAHEDHPAPAPAAEDFQQVTLAKGVAETGEPMTLAVLPDRSVLHTARGGELWLTDNGGDTTLAGVLPVYSHDEEGLQGVGVDPDFSTNRAIYLYYAPPLDTPAGDAPENGTAADFAKFDGVNRLSRFVLKEDGTLDTASEKKVLDIPTSRGICCHVGGDIDFDADGNLYLSTGDDSNPFASDGYTPIDDRADRNPAFDARRSAGNSNDLRGKILRIKVADDGSYTIPDGNLFPPGTDKTRPEIYAMGFRNPFRFTVDKPTGIVYVGDYGPDAGAADPKRGPGGQVEFARVTEAGNFGWPYCTGDNDPFIEYDFATKTSGAAFDCAAPKNTSRYNTGLVDLPPAQPAWIPYDGASVPEFGNGSESPMGGPVYHYDADLDSPVKFPEAFDGDFFAGEFGRQWIKRIEQDTDGTVQSINDMPWSGTQVMDMAFGPDGALYVLDYGTGYFGGDENSALYRIENATGGRSPIAEASANKTSGTAPLKVAFSSQGTSDGDGDALTYSWDFGDGGTSTAANPTYTYKKNGTYTATVTAKDPSGRTGSANVHVTVGNTAPVVKLELPGDGQLFDFGDDIPFKVTVTDPEDGAIDCSKVEVRFILGHDAHGHPITSAHGCTGTIKTEMDGGHDPNANIFGVIDASYTDGGGGGQAALSGHDQAELQPRHRQAEHYSDSSGVVPQNKAEAHGGKTVGEIQNDDWISFKPYLLGDSTKLTARISSGGAGGFLEVRTGSADGKILGSAPVPVTGSWETFQDIDVPLRGVPKKSTELFLVFKGGEGALYDIDDFELSNTPPDKTAKRVLVFSKTAGFRHDAIPEGIAALKELGKDSNITVDATEEAGQFTTANLARYDAVVFMSTTGDVLNDAQQKAFENFITTGGGFMGVHAAADTEYDWPFYGGLVGAYFDSHPAIQPVTVRVEDHKHPASAHLGDAWERTDELYNYRTNPRDKVKVLATLDETTYTGGTMKGDHPITWCQTYQGGRSFYTGLGHTKESYAEADFRALLLGGVRYAAGQVKGDCKPATGYRSIFNGKTLEGWKQAGPGKFNVVDGELRSEGGMGLLTYQAKELKSYSLKLDWKLAGDDNSGVFVGFPESDDPWSAVDNGYEVQIDASDAVDRTTGSVYTFKAADIKARDRVLRPPGQWNSYEIKVQGERLQIFLNGVKINDFTNTDPARSLKDGYIGLQNHGADDQVSFRNIQLKELPSA; translated from the coding sequence GTGCACAGAACCCGCAGCAGGACCCGGACCCGGCTCCGGCTCCGCATCCGCAAGTCCCTCGCCCTGTTCACCGGCGGCCTCCTCGCCGCCGCGACCCTCAGCCTGAGCGCCGCATCGGGCACGGCCGCCGCCCATGAGGACCACCCGGCACCCGCCCCGGCCGCCGAGGACTTCCAGCAGGTCACGCTCGCCAAGGGCGTCGCCGAGACCGGCGAGCCGATGACGCTCGCCGTGCTCCCGGACCGAAGCGTCCTGCACACCGCGCGCGGCGGCGAACTGTGGCTGACCGACAACGGCGGCGACACCACGCTCGCCGGCGTCCTTCCCGTCTACTCCCATGACGAGGAGGGCCTCCAGGGCGTCGGCGTCGACCCGGACTTCAGCACGAACCGGGCGATCTACCTCTACTACGCGCCCCCGCTGGACACCCCGGCCGGGGACGCCCCCGAGAACGGGACGGCAGCCGACTTCGCCAAGTTCGACGGAGTCAACCGGCTCTCGCGCTTCGTCCTCAAGGAGGACGGCACCCTCGACACGGCCAGCGAGAAGAAGGTCCTCGACATCCCGACCTCGCGCGGCATCTGCTGCCACGTCGGCGGAGACATCGACTTCGACGCGGACGGCAACCTGTACCTGTCGACGGGTGACGACTCCAACCCGTTCGCCTCCGACGGCTACACCCCGATCGACGACCGCGCGGACCGCAACCCGGCGTTCGACGCCCGCCGCTCCGCCGGCAACAGCAACGACCTGCGCGGCAAGATCCTCCGGATCAAGGTCGCCGACGACGGCTCGTACACCATCCCGGACGGCAACCTCTTCCCCCCGGGGACGGACAAGACCCGCCCCGAGATCTACGCGATGGGCTTCCGCAACCCGTTCCGCTTCACCGTCGACAAGCCGACAGGCATCGTCTACGTCGGTGACTACGGGCCCGACGCCGGTGCGGCGGACCCGAAGCGCGGTCCCGGCGGGCAGGTCGAGTTCGCCCGCGTCACCGAAGCCGGCAACTTCGGGTGGCCGTACTGCACCGGGGACAACGACCCGTTCATCGAATACGACTTCGCGACCAAGACCTCCGGTGCGGCCTTCGACTGCGCGGCTCCGAAGAACACCTCCCGGTACAACACCGGACTGGTCGACCTGCCTCCGGCCCAGCCCGCCTGGATCCCGTACGACGGCGCCTCCGTGCCGGAGTTCGGCAACGGCTCCGAGTCCCCGATGGGCGGCCCGGTCTACCACTACGACGCGGACCTCGACTCGCCCGTGAAGTTCCCCGAGGCCTTCGACGGCGACTTCTTCGCCGGTGAGTTCGGCCGGCAGTGGATCAAGCGCATCGAGCAGGACACCGACGGCACGGTGCAGTCCATCAACGACATGCCGTGGTCCGGCACCCAGGTCATGGACATGGCCTTCGGGCCCGACGGCGCGCTGTACGTGCTGGACTACGGCACGGGTTACTTCGGCGGCGACGAGAACTCCGCTCTCTACCGCATCGAGAACGCCACCGGCGGACGCTCACCGATCGCCGAGGCGAGCGCGAACAAGACCTCCGGCACCGCACCGCTCAAGGTCGCCTTCTCCTCGCAGGGCACCTCCGACGGCGACGGGGACGCGCTCACCTACAGCTGGGACTTCGGCGACGGCGGCACCTCGACCGCGGCCAACCCCACGTACACGTACAAGAAGAACGGCACCTACACGGCGACCGTCACGGCGAAGGACCCCTCCGGCCGCACCGGATCCGCCAACGTGCACGTGACGGTCGGCAACACCGCCCCCGTCGTGAAGCTGGAACTGCCCGGCGACGGGCAGCTGTTCGACTTCGGTGACGACATCCCGTTCAAGGTGACCGTCACCGATCCCGAGGACGGCGCCATCGACTGCTCCAAGGTCGAGGTCCGCTTCATCCTCGGCCACGACGCCCACGGCCACCCCATCACCTCGGCCCACGGCTGCACCGGCACCATCAAGACCGAGATGGACGGCGGGCACGACCCGAACGCCAACATCTTCGGTGTCATCGACGCCTCGTACACCGACGGCGGGGGCGGCGGCCAGGCGGCCCTGTCCGGTCACGACCAGGCCGAGCTGCAGCCGCGCCACCGGCAGGCCGAGCACTACAGCGACTCCTCCGGCGTCGTACCGCAGAACAAGGCGGAAGCGCACGGCGGCAAGACCGTCGGCGAGATCCAGAACGACGACTGGATCTCCTTCAAGCCGTACCTCCTCGGCGACTCCACCAAGCTGACCGCCCGGATCTCCTCCGGCGGCGCGGGCGGCTTCCTCGAAGTGCGGACCGGCTCGGCCGACGGGAAGATCCTCGGCTCCGCACCGGTGCCGGTGACGGGCAGCTGGGAGACCTTCCAGGACATCGACGTACCGCTGCGCGGTGTCCCGAAGAAGTCCACCGAGCTCTTCCTCGTCTTCAAGGGCGGCGAGGGCGCGCTCTACGACATCGACGACTTCGAGCTCTCCAACACCCCGCCCGACAAGACCGCCAAGCGCGTCCTGGTCTTCTCCAAGACCGCCGGCTTCCGCCACGACGCGATCCCCGAGGGCATCGCGGCCCTGAAGGAACTCGGCAAGGACAGCAACATCACGGTCGACGCCACGGAGGAGGCGGGCCAGTTCACCACCGCCAACCTGGCCCGCTACGACGCCGTCGTCTTCATGTCGACGACGGGTGATGTGCTCAACGACGCCCAGCAGAAGGCGTTCGAGAACTTCATCACCACCGGGGGCGGCTTCATGGGCGTCCACGCCGCCGCCGACACCGAGTACGACTGGCCCTTCTACGGCGGACTCGTCGGCGCCTACTTCGACAGCCACCCCGCCATCCAGCCCGTCACCGTCCGCGTCGAGGACCACAAGCACCCGGCCTCCGCCCACCTGGGCGACGCCTGGGAGCGCACCGACGAGCTGTACAACTACCGCACCAACCCGCGCGACAAGGTCAAGGTCCTCGCCACACTCGACGAGACCACCTACACCGGCGGCACCATGAAGGGCGACCACCCGATCACCTGGTGCCAGACCTACCAGGGCGGCCGCTCCTTCTACACCGGACTCGGCCACACCAAGGAGTCGTACGCCGAAGCGGACTTCCGGGCGCTCCTGCTCGGCGGGGTGCGGTACGCGGCCGGCCAGGTCAAGGGCGACTGCAAGCCCGCCACCGGCTACCGGTCGATCTTCAACGGCAAGACGCTCGAAGGCTGGAAGCAGGCCGGACCCGGAAAGTTCAACGTCGTCGACGGCGAGCTGCGCTCCGAAGGCGGCATGGGCCTGCTCACCTATCAGGCCAAGGAGCTCAAGTCGTACTCCCTGAAGCTCGACTGGAAGCTCGCGGGCGACGACAACTCCGGTGTCTTCGTCGGCTTCCCGGAGTCCGACGACCCCTGGTCCGCGGTGGACAACGGCTACGAGGTCCAGATCGACGCCTCCGACGCCGTCGACCGCACCACCGGCTCCGTCTACACCTTCAAGGCGGCCGACATCAAGGCACGCGACCGGGTGCTGAGGCCGCCGGGGCAGTGGAACAGCTACGAGATCAAGGTGCAGGGTGAACGGCTGCAGATCTTCCTCAACGGAGTGAAGATCAACGACTTCACCAACACCGACCCGGCCCGCAGCCTCAAGGACGGCTACATCGGCCTCCAGAACCACGGGGCCGACGACCAGGTGTCCTTCCGCAACATCCAGCTCAAGGAACTGCCCTCCGCGTAG
- a CDS encoding inositol-3-phosphate synthase, with amino-acid sequence MSAHAARTGVWFIGARGSVATTATAGCAALAAGLHPAAGMVTETAPFAGSGLPPVASLVFGGHDTLDCPLPKRAEALAAGGVLPHGLPSAVRAELAAADAEIRPGGPLPGDTRTDEELITAFAADLTDFGRRNQLARTVVVNVASTEPAPADDAERLPASSLYAAAALRAGCPYVNFTPSTGLRTAALQDAVAACGLPHAGRDGKTGQTLLRSVLAPMFVQRALPVRAWSGTNLLGGGDGAALADPAAAAAKNAGKERVLADTLGAAPEGQVHIDDVPALGDWKTAWDHIAFDGFLGARMVLQTTWQGCDSALAAPLVLDLARLLARAHETGLSGPRPELGFYFKDPDGGPAALPEQYTALLAFAERLRGGK; translated from the coding sequence GTGTCAGCACACGCCGCACGTACCGGAGTCTGGTTCATCGGAGCACGCGGCTCCGTCGCCACCACCGCCACGGCGGGGTGCGCGGCACTCGCGGCGGGCCTCCACCCGGCGGCGGGCATGGTCACCGAGACCGCCCCGTTCGCCGGCAGCGGTCTGCCGCCCGTGGCCTCGCTCGTCTTCGGCGGCCACGACACCCTGGACTGCCCGCTGCCCAAGCGGGCCGAGGCGCTCGCCGCCGGGGGAGTACTGCCGCACGGGCTCCCCTCGGCCGTACGCGCCGAACTCGCCGCCGCCGACGCGGAGATACGCCCCGGCGGCCCCCTGCCCGGCGACACCCGAACGGACGAGGAACTGATCACCGCGTTCGCCGCCGACCTCACCGACTTCGGCCGCCGCAACCAGCTGGCCAGGACCGTCGTCGTCAACGTCGCCTCCACCGAGCCGGCCCCCGCCGACGACGCCGAACGGCTCCCCGCCAGCTCCCTCTACGCCGCCGCCGCGCTCCGCGCCGGCTGTCCGTACGTCAACTTCACCCCCTCCACCGGGCTGCGCACCGCCGCCCTCCAGGACGCCGTCGCGGCCTGCGGACTTCCTCACGCCGGCCGCGACGGCAAGACGGGCCAGACCCTGCTGCGCTCGGTGCTGGCCCCGATGTTCGTCCAGCGCGCCCTGCCCGTACGGGCCTGGTCCGGCACCAATCTGCTGGGCGGCGGCGACGGGGCCGCGCTCGCCGACCCCGCGGCGGCGGCCGCGAAGAACGCGGGCAAGGAGCGGGTGCTCGCCGACACCCTCGGCGCCGCCCCCGAGGGCCAGGTCCACATCGACGACGTCCCGGCACTCGGGGACTGGAAGACCGCCTGGGACCACATCGCGTTCGACGGCTTCCTCGGGGCGCGGATGGTGCTCCAGACGACCTGGCAGGGCTGCGACTCGGCCCTCGCCGCGCCCCTGGTGCTCGACCTGGCCCGGCTGCTGGCCCGCGCCCACGAAACAGGGCTGAGCGGCCCGAGGCCCGAACTCGGCTTCTACTTCAAGGACCCGGACGGCGGACCCGCCGCGCTCCCCGAGCAGTACACGGCCCTGCTCGCGTTCGCCGAACGCCTGCGGGGCGGGAAGTGA